Below is a genomic region from Vicingus serpentipes.
CACCATCTTTGGTGGGTTATCGATTAAAATACTATCTGTAATTGTACATCCATTTGTATCCGTTAGTAATAAAGTAGTATATCCTGAACAAAGACCAGTTGCTTCTTGAGATAATTGTGAATTTGGATCTTGCCAAAAGTAATAGTAAGGGGCAGTACCTCCACTAGGAATGGCTATAGCTGAACCATTACATGAGTCTGGGCAAAATTTAGAAGTGCTGCTTAAAATAAATGAAACAGCTGTCGGCTCATTAATTACAACATTTGTAGGCATCTGACAACCTAATGTATCAGTTACTAAAACATCATAAGCTCCTTGAGCTAATCCAACTGCAGGGTTTGTTGTTTGATTTCCTGCTGCTGCATCCCATAAGTATGTGTATCCTGGAAATCCTCCTCC
It encodes:
- a CDS encoding SprB repeat-containing protein translates to PGDYTLILTDANNCKFNGGTTVLAAPAGVASISAQTDVSCNGGNDGTATVSVGGGFPGYTYLWDAAAGNQTTNPAVGLAQGAYDVLVTDTLGCQMPTNVVINEPTAVSFILSSTSKFCPDSCNGSAIAIPSGGTAPYYYFWQDPNSQLSQEATGLCSGYTTLLLTDTNGCTITDSILIDNPPKMV